The nucleotide window AGGAGAAAAACTGACTTATACGACAGTTCCTGCCGCGCTGACCTTTAACGGTATGAATACTTCTCTTTACGCCATCGGTGACAACGGCAAGAACCCGAATCTGGTATATAGGACCGTGGAATTTAAAGATATGGGAAGAAAGCAGTATGAGAAGTATTATTTCCTTAATAACAAGCTCTGCGGCGTGATCCTGATTGGAGATACCTCTAAAATGGCAGCGCTTACGGAGGCTGTGGAAAAGAGAAAAAGCTTCCGGGAATTATTTTCCTGATGGAATGAAATCATATCGGTTTGTCCTGCAAGTTGTCCAATGACTTGCAGGACTTTTTTTCGTAGAACTTCTTAATACCATATGATAAAATGTATGAAGAAAGACAGGTGTATTCGCCGGGCGGATAAGTATATTGAAAGAGGTGAGGTAAGTTGAAACGGACAGAAACAAATGAAGACGTATTTGAAAAGCTGCCTGTCCCATCAGCGCTGAGAGTAATGGTTGTTCCTACGATCATAAGCCAGATTATTGTGCTGATATATAATATGGCAGACACATTTTATGTGGGAAGAACAAACAACCCCTATATGGTAGCGGGGACCTCTTTGATCCTCCCCATTTTTAATATTACGCTGTGCCTTGCAAGCCTTGCGGGAGTTGGCGGAGGGGCACTGATTTCAAGACTGCTCGGGAAGGGCATGGATGCTGAAGCGAAAAAGGTCAGCGCCTTTTCCCTTTATCTCTCCATATTTGTGGCGGCATTATTCTCAGTGATGACGGCAATATTTATGAGGCCGTTACTGAATATACTCGGCGCAGGAGAAAATACGTTTCAGTATGCCAGACAGTACGCTGTCTGTGTTATTGTTCTAGGCGGTATTCCGACGGTTTTGTCAAATGTGATGTCCAACTTAATACGCAGCACCGGCCGGTCAAAGGAAGCCGGTATAGGAATCGCCTTAGGGGGGCTTTTAAACATTGTGTTAGATCCTCTCTTTATGTTTGTCTTCTTGCCAAATGGATATGAAGTGCTTGGAGTCGGCATTGCGACCTGTCTTTCCAACAGCATTGCCTGCATTTACTTCTTGGTGGTGCTGTTTCGGATCAGGGAACACTCTGTCGTTACATTCAGCCTGAAATCCGGGATGCCAAAAAAGGAGAATGTCGTCGCGGTCTTTGCCGTGGGGATTCCTTCTGCCGTCGCGTCATTGTTATTTGATCTGGATTATGTTGTGGTAGACCGTTTGATGGTCTCCTACAGCGACCTGGCTCTGGCATCCATAGGAATCGTCCTTAAAGTGGAAAGACTGCCCTTGAATGTTGGAATCGGGATCTGTCAGGGTATGATGCCTCTTGTGGCATACAACTTTGCGGCGAAGAACCAGAAGCGCATGGATGATGTCATCCGTATTTCCCGAAAAATGGGGCTTTTGATAGCGGGGATGTGTATTGTCTTATACGAGCTATTCGCTGTTTATCTGGTGAGGTTCTTTATATCGGATGCCCGGACGATTGAAATGGCCGCGCAGTTTCTCAGGATAAGAGTGCTGGCCACACCGCTCATGTTTTTATGTTTTTATACCGTGTATCTTTTTCAGGCATTCGGTATGGGAAATAAGGCCTTATTTTTGGGGATGATGCGATGGGTGGTTTTTAATATTCCCATGCTTTTTTTCTTAAATGCTGTGTTCGGCATGTTCGGAATCGTATGGTCCCAGGTGACGGCAGACACACTTTCTGTGCTCTTGTCTTTTTATATATATCAACGATACAGGCCGCGTTTTTTATAAAACGCCGGATGTTTCGTTTCCTTTCCGCATACATAAAAACCGATGGGGTTGGATAAATCTGGACAAGAACTAATGTTCGAAAACAGCTTGCCTTCCCGGGAATTAGATGCTATACTAAATCAGAACATACATTCGGATTTGGGAGGCGCTTGTTATGGAAATCGGACAGGGGACGATGGAGCTAAAGGAAAAACTGAGGATTTTATCAGACGCGGCGAAGTATGACGCGGCCTGTACTTCCAGCGGTGTAGATCGGCCCGGAAAACCGGGGGCGCTGGGAAATGCATCGGCAGCCGGCATATGCCACAGCTTTGCATCGGACGGGCGCTGTATTTCGCTCCTTAAGATTCTTCTGACCAACCATTGTATTTATGACTGTAAATACTGCATCAACCGGCGGTCCAACGACGTGGAGCGCACAGCGTTCACGCCGGATGAAGTTTGTGCGCTGACGATAGAGTTTTACCGGAGAAATTATATTGAAGGGCTTTTTCTGAGCTCAGGTGTCATGAAATCTCCTGATCATACCATGGCACAGGTCTATGAAGTTTTATATAAGCTGCGGGAGGTGTACCAGTTTCGGGGATATATCCATGTGAAAGCCATTCCAGGCGCGGATGCGGCCTTGATAGACCAGATAGGCCTTTTGGCGGATCGGATGAGCATCAATCTGGAGCTTCCGACGGCGGAGAGTCTCCGTTCCCTCGCTCCTCATAAGAGCAGGCAGACGATACTGGGGCCCATGCGGCAGATTCAGGCGGGAATCGCAGATTCCAGATTGTCCATGGGCCAGACGGCCAGGCTTGAAAGGGCTTATGGAGCAAAGAGCTTTTCCAACGGCATTTTCCGGTTGGAGGAGGGAGAGAGAGACGGACTGGGCAAAAGAGCGGGCCATGCCATAGATGGGAGAGATTTGGGTGCCGCTCCTGTTTTGGAAGGATATGACGGAAGAAGAGGACTGGCTAGGCGGGAGAGAAACGAGATACGTACGTATGTCCCGGCGGGACAGAGCACACAGATCATTGTGGGCGCCACCCCGGAGAGCGATTATCACATGATGATGGTGACGCAGGCCTTGTATCAGAAATATGATCTGAAGCGAGTGTTTTTTTCTGCCTATGTGGGAATCAACGAAGACAGCGCTCTGCCCGCGCCGGGGGAAAAGCCGCCGCTCCTGCGTGAGCATCGGCTCTACCAGGCCGACTGGCTGCTCCGGTTTTATGGTTTTCGGGCAGAAGAGCTTCTGTCGGAGGACAAGCCCAATTTCAATGTTTTCCTGGATCCTAAATGTGACTGGGCAGTCCGCCATCTGGAATACTTTCCGGTGGAAATCAATCTGGCAGCTTATGAGCTGCTGCTGCGTGTGCCGGGAATTGGAGCGAAATCAGCGCGCCGCATTATACAGGCGAGAAGAATGGGAAAGCTCGATTTTCCGGATTTGAAGAAGCTGGGAGTGGTCCTTAAGCGCGCTCACTATTTTATCACCTGCGGCGGCCGGCAGATGTATCCGGTGAAACTGGAGGAAAACCGGATCACAGCCGGGCTGATCAGCGACAGTCAGAAAAAGAACTGGCAGATCGAGCACCAGGAGAGCTTTCGGCAGCTGAGCCTGTTCGATGATATGAAGCTGGAGATTCCGCCCACGGTGGAGGATTTTCGGAAAGCGGCGGCTGGGCAGCTGTAGGAGCCGGCGATGGAAAACAGAAAGGAAGCGATGGGTATGAAAGGGTTCTTATGTGAGGACACGATTGAAGGCATATTCACAGGGATATATGACGCTTGGGCTTCAGGAATGGAGACAGGGCACGAGAACGTCAGGCTGTTTCTCATAAGGCAGTATGAGCCGGAGCTGTTTTTTGAATATGAAGAAGTATTTCCTGATGCGGATAAAGCGGAGAAAGTAGCACGCGCCATCCGTAAGAAAATATCCGGTGAAGCGTTCCGCAGAGTTTACCGGACCGCTATGTCCTCTCAGCCGGACCGGGCTGATGCCATCTACCGTTTTCTGATGGAAGGGTTCCGCTATAAGGAGGATACCCTTCGGATGCTGCAGCTTCCGGCAGTCGGCCGCGTGTTTGAACTGGCCCGGAAGGTGGCAAATGAAGCGCACCTTTTTCTGGAATTCATTCGGTTTGAACAACTGAAAAACGGCGTTCTGTTTGCGGCCATCGCACCGAAGAGCAATGTGCTGACTCTGGTTGCTCCTCATTTTGAGGACCGGTTTTCAGGAGAGAATTGGATCATATACGATGAGACGAGAGCGCTGGCTGCTGTCCATGAAGCTTTGAAGCCTTATGTGCTTGCCCGCCTTACAGAGGAACAGGCGGGTATTTTTTTGGACAGGAATAAGGAAAACGACGGATACACGGATTTGTGGAAGGTGTTTTTCAATACCATTGGAATCGAGGACAGGAAAAATTACCGCTGCCAGAGGACGATGATGCCGCTGTGGTATCGGAAGCATATGACAGAATTTTTGTGAGGGGATAAAATTTTCCGATGATTATAGTAAGAATCCAGGGGATATGATATAATAAGGCGTAGCGCGAAACCGGCGGCCGAATATGCGGTTTCGTAAAATGTCAGCCTGCGGGAGAGGAATATATGAACAGAGAAGAAATTTTAAAATGTGTGGATCATACTCTGCTGTCTCAGACAGCGACCTGGGAGGAGATAAAGACCATTTGTGACGATGCCGTCACATTTGATACGGCATCTGTCTGTATACCTCCTTCTTATGTAAAGCGTGTTAAGGAATATGTGGGAGATCGCATGAGAGTCTGTACGGTGATCGGATTTCCGAATGGGTATAATACAACGGCGGTGAAGGTATTTGAAACAAAGGAAGCCTTGAAGGAAGGCGCCGATGAGATTGATATGGTCATAAACCTGGGCGATGTGAAGGATGGAAGACTGGACGATATAAGGGACGAGATACGGGCGGTCAAGGATGCCTGCGGAGATAAGATCCTTAAAGTGATCGTGGAGACCTGCCTTTTATCTGAGGAAGAGAAATCTTCACTCTGCGAAATCGTAACAGAGGCAGGGGCCGACTACATTAAGACGTCCACAGGATTTTCTGCGGCAGGAGCCACCTTCGCTGATGTGGAACTGTTTTCCCGTCATGTGGGAGACGGTGTGAAGATCAAAGCGGCGGGAGGAATCGGTTCTTTTGACGACGCGGAACGTTTTATCATGCTGGGGGCGAGCCGTCTGGGCACCAGCCGCCTGGTAAAGATAATGAAGAGCGAGAGGGAATGATTCCTTTTGCAGAAGAATCATGGGAAAGGAAAAATGAAGGGTATGGAACAGAAGGGGATCAAACCAGAGAAGCTCCGGAGTTTGATTGGACGAGCGATGGAGCAGCTGGCCTTATCTTATGCACCGTATTCCCACTTTCATGTGGCGGCGGCTCTTCTGTGTGAAGACGGGGCGGTATTTACCGGCTGCAATATTGAGAATGCTTCCTATTCCGCGACAAACTGCGCGGAGAGGACGGCCTTCTTTAAAGCGGTGAGCGAAGGAAGAAGATCGTTTTCCTGTATTGTCATAGCAGGAGGCCGGGATGGTAAGACAGTGGAGTACTGCCCTCCCTGCGGAGTCTGCCGTCAGGTGATGCGGGAATTCTGTGATCCTTCCAAATTCCAAGTGGTCCTGGCCAGATCTTTGGAGGATTATAAGGTGTTTTTGCTGGAGGAACTTCTGCCGGAAAGCTTCGGTCCCGACACCCTCTAAAACTGTGTATTTTGGCAGAAATTGCCCTTGTCAGATAGCACCTTCTGGTATATAATAGCTAATAGAATTGAAGAGAAGAACCACCTGGAATGTTCGACCATCCTGTATGTTTTGAACCTACAGAGTGTAAAACGGGATTCCAATATCAGTGAGTGGATGTCGGGCCTCCTTTGAGTGGATGGCAGAAGCTCATTTGCGGTTGCCCACCTAGCGAGGGCTAGGAATCAAAAATGCAGGAACCGGCATTTCGGGGGAATACGAAAGATGCAGACAGCATATTATCTTATGATAATATGCTGTCTTTTGTTATGCCGTTAAAAAAGAGCGTTAGCCGGCATCAAAAAAAGCGGATGAGGGAGGAGAAATATGACCGATCGAAAAAAAGGAAAAAGAGGGCTGTTATGGCTGACTGCCCTGATGCTGATTTGTCTGGGAGGATTGGCAGCCTGGCTTTTTTTTAAGGGAAGAAATGGGACAGACTGTGTCACGCGGGCATTGGCTGCCAGACAGACTGCGCTGGCGATCGCAGACGGAGAGGAAATAAATGCGGCCGGGATTCAGAATTTTTCTCAGGATGACGCTGAAAACTGGTATGTGCCTTACGCAGAATATCTGTACGGACAGGGGATATGGGATGCCGAACAGATTCCGGCGGACAGAAAAGCCATGGGAGGAGCTTTAAACTGCCAGGAGCTTCTTTATATGGCAGAATGGCTGCAGCTTCCAGAAAAAATTACATTTTCTAACGGCGCTTCCGGAAAAGATCCGGTATCGAAAGAGGACTGGTCACATTTCTATGAGCTTCTACTGGGAAAATACGATACGGCAGGGGCTGTAATCGAACAGGAGATATTATTGATCGGGACGCCGAATAATCTGGAGGACGCCGGTTCCTGGGAAGCCCGAACCGATAAAGGGGTATTAAATTTTCAGGGGCTGTCTTTGGACTCGATGGTGGATATGCGCCTAAAAGTGAGGACGAAAGGAGCAGAACTGCTGCAGGTGGAGGAAGTGGTATCGGAAGAGATTACATATGAAAACGTATGGCTGGACTCCTACGGATCCGGAGAACTTAAAGTCTATTTGTACGGGACCTGGAGAAAGTTCCAGGTGGGAAGCATAGAGAAGGAATGCAGCGGGATGACGGGGGACATCATGCTGAAAAAAGGAAAAGTAACAGAAGTGGCCCTGAAAAAGGAAACCATAAGAGGCAAGCTTTTAGCGGCAGGAGACGGTGAGATGGAAATCGAGGGATACGGCAAGGTTCCTTTGGCAGATACCTTTCATGCTTATCGGACTTATGGGGGATTTGCGGAGCTGTCGGCAGGGGATCTGATGATCGGATATGACCAGGCGGAATTCGTGGTGGCGGAAGGAAAGATATGCGCGGCTCTGATAGGAAAGAGCGTTACGGCGGAGAACATACGGGTACTCCTGACCGACGCTAAGATTGGATCCATATTTCATGAGACAGCGGCGTTCACTTCTGATAAAGCATTTACAGTAACTTACAATGAAGGAGAAGCTTCGGAACGCCATGAAGCGGGGGAAAGTGTGGAAATAAACAAGGACAGCCCATATTTTTCCAAGGGAAGAGTCCATATTACTCCGGATGATGGCGGAAAGATTGGATTTACCTCTTTTTCCAGAAAATATGGCGCGCCTTGGTATGAAGGGACCATAGAACTGGCCGTATCCGAGGAAGGGATACTCATCATCAATGAAGTGGATCTGGAAACGTATCTCTGCTACGTGGTACCCAGCGAAATGCCGGAGAGCTATGGGCTGGAGGCTCTGAAAGCACAGGCTGTCTGTGCCAGGAGCTATGCCTGCAGACAGATTGAAGGCAGCGCGTACAGTACTTACGGCGCCCATGTGGACGACAGTACGACCTTTCAGGTGTATAACAACACCGAGACCGACGATCTTACGAGACAGGCGGTGGAGGAGACCTATGGAGAAGTCCTCACCTATGGGGGAAGCCTGGTGACCACTTATTATTATGCCACGTCCTGCGGCTTTGGAAATGACATGCAGGTGTGGGGCAGCGACCAGACGAAATATCCATATTTGAAGAGTATTTATATGGCGGATGGAGCAGCGCCGGACTTATCATCGGAAGAAGCTTTCCGGGCTTATCTGGAGAACAGAGAAGGGGGAAACCTGGAGAGCGGCGCGCCGTGGTACCGGTGGGAAACGACGATATCCACTGAGAAAATGACGGCGCGAATGGATAAGTTTCTGAAAGACTATGCGAAAAGCCACGAGGAGCTTGTGCTTTTCCGGCAGGGAGACGGAAGCTTTGCGGCGGCGGACGGAGGAAATGGGCCGGACAGTATAGGGAATGTCACCGGAATGAAAGTGGAGGAAAGAAATCAGAGCGGATTTGTCAACCGGCTGCTGATCGAAGGGACGGAAGGAGCTGTCCGGATCGAACGGCCGGGAACAGTCAGAGCTCTTCTGGGAGACACGGAGCATGTCTATACAAGACTGGACGGCAGCACCTCCACCGGCAAGACCATCCTTCCAAGCGCCAGCGTATGGATGGAAGAAATCAAAGACGGAGAAGCCTTGAGCGGCTGGAAGCTCAGAGGAGGGGGATACGGACATGGAGTGGGAATGAGCCAAACCGCGGCCAGTACACTTGCAGGCCAGGGAAAATCCTGCGTGGAGATTCTTCAGTATTTTTATCCTGGAACTGAAATATTTCAGGAGTATTAAGGAAGAGATGAGAAAACGCTTGTATCTGCTGTTCCTGAAAGATATAATAGGGAGAAGGTATGGAAAGACTTTTTTCGGGAAGGGTATGACGATATGGGAAAAACAGCCCCCAGTGACCAGCGCCGGAATGGCATAAAACAGATATATTTCGTTTTGATCATAGCTGTAATTGTGATATTCATATGGCTGACAGCCGTGATCAGCCAGACATCAGGACTTCCGTCGGTTTCGCCGGAGGTTTCGGCGAATCAATTTCAGCAGGGATGGTATTATCTGAGCGGAGGAGAAAAACATGCGGTAGAAGCGTTCCCGGCACAGGTTTCTTATGAAGGCGGAGAGGGAGTGTTTTATAATGTGCTTCCAGAGACGGGAGAGGGACAGAGCCTGATGTTTTCCAATGATTATCAGAGCGTTCAGGTGTATGTGGGAGAGACGTGTATTTATGACTACGGCTATGAAAATCTTCCTCCTCTGGGTAATCTGCTCGGCAATATCAAATGTTTTGTACCCATGAAAGAAGAATACAGCGGAGAAGAGATTTCCATCCATCTGAAAATGAATTATTGGGAAGAGAAAGCCGCAATTAAGTCCGTATACCTTGATAATACCAGCGATCTGATCTTCCAAATGCTGAAATCCCAGGCCGGTCTCGTGCTGTGTCTTATCCTGATGCTCCTATTTTGTGTAGCGCTGTTCGCCTGCTTTGTCTGGGCAAGATATAAGAAGATTACGGAAGAGAGCGGGGTTTTTTTGAATCTTGGCTTGTTTGTGTTCTTGTCTGCCGTTTGGATCTGGACGGATTCGTCTCTGCCTCAGCTTGTGTTTAAGAGCGGCATCGCTTTGTGCGTGACTTCGTTTTTCAGCTTTATGCTTCTTCCTGTGCCGATGATAGGCTTTGTGGAGAAAATCTGCGCGGGAAAGACGCGTATGTTCAGAAGCTTCCAGCTGATGTGCCTGCTCAATTGTGCCGTGCAGAGTATTTTTTACGCGGCAGGAATAGCGGATTATCCTCAAATGCTTCCGGTGACGCATCTGTTATTGGCAGCGGTGATTATTTTTATAATCTGTTATCTGATCTATGATGTTCGGAATCACGCTTCTTATTATGCCAAGGGTATGCTCGTGGCCATTGGGGCGCTGACCTTATTCTCCTTTGCTGCTTTGTTGAACTTTTATATCAGCAGACGACTGGATAACAGTCTGTTTTTCCGAATGGGTTTTCTGTTGTTCATCTTGATACTAGGCTACATGTCGGTAAAAATGCTGCTGTCTTATCAGGAGGTCAGGACGCAGGCGGCCGTATATCAAAAACTGGCGTATACTGATCTGATGACTCAGGTGAATAACCGCAGCTCTTTTGAAGAATTTATAGACGGGTTAAATGCGGAAGTGAGATCAGAGAAGAACCTGACCTTTATCATGCTGGATCTGAACGGATTGAAGCAGACCAATGACAAATATGGGCATAAGGCGGGAGACCGGCTCCTTCAGAGCGCGGCGGATTGCATAAAATCAGCCTTTGGAGAAGCGGGGACCATATATCGTATTGGAGGCGACGAGTTTTTTGTGGCGGTCACCCGAGAGGATGTAAATGTGGAAGAACGGCTGAGCTATATGGACGAAAGGATTGCCGAGTATAACAGACGGCACTCGGAGGATCCATTCTGTTTGTCCATCGCGCGGGGGACAGCATCCGAAAAAGAATATCCGGATTGCGGTATAGACGGACTGTGGAAAAAAGCGGATGAGAACATGTACCGGGAAAAAGCAGCCTTCCACAGCAGTAGATAGGCGGAGAAAATGAAAAGGCCCTGAAAGGAGGACCGGAAACGGCCGCCTTCAGGGCTTTTATGGTAAAACGATGTGTTTTGATTAGTCTTGATTATTTCAGGGTGGTGGCAAGATCTAAAAATGCAGGAAGGCCATTTACCAGCTTCACAGGAGATGCGCCCTGAATCAGGGGAAGTGCATATTTTACATAGCCTTCTCCGATGTTGGTGCCGTTGTCGGTGATCCATTCAGCCGGGAAGGGCTTTTCTTTGTTGCACACTTCGTTGACGTCTGTCAGCTGATAAGTGATCTTATATTCTTCCCCAGGTTCTCTGATGAAAGCGACCATCATACCGGTCTTTCCTTCCAGTGCGGCCTTTGCGGCTACGGAACCGGCCATGGCGGCTTCTTCGATATCTGTGGCAGAAGCCAAAGAAGCGCCGCATCTTTGGATGATGCCAAATTCCAGGGAACGAACCTTTACGCCGAGCTTTTCATTGATGACTTCGGATAAATATTTGCCGCTGCCGGTCAGCTTCTTATGACCGAAGCTGTCTACAGCGCCGTCGGCGCCGGCGTATTCACAGATGAATTTGCCGTCTTTGTCGGCAATGCCTTCTGAAATGCAGACGACAACATTGCTTGTTTTCTCCAGGCACTTTTTCACGTCAGCCAGGCACTGGTCCATATCAAATGCGGTTTCCGGCAGATAGATCAGATGAGGGGCGTCTCCCTCAAATTTCCTTGCCAGGACAGATGCGGCGGTCAGCCAGCCGGCATGCCTGCCCATGATTTCAACGACAGTTACACAGGGAGCGGCATAAACGCCGGCATCCAATGCACATTCACGGACTGTGGTTGCCACATATTTTGCGGCGCTGCCGTATCCGGGCGTATGGTCCGTCACGATCAGGTCGTTGTCAATGGTCTTGGGAACACCCATGAAGATGATATCAGTGCCGGCCTTCTCGCCATAACGGGAGAGTTTGGACACGGTGTCCATGGAATCGTTGCCGCCGATATAGAAAAAGTAACCAATGTTCATTTCTTCAAATTTTTTCAGAAGAGTAGGATATACCGGGTCGTTTAAATCTTCCGGCAGCTTAAAACGGCAGGATTTCAGATAAGAAGCGGGAGTCGTCTGTAAAATCTCCAGCTCGTCCTTTGAAAGGTCGGAAAGGACCGTAGTCTTTCCAGCCAGGAAACCCTCGATGCCATTTACCATACCGTAAATCTTGTCAATCTTCTCAGAGCCCAGGAATCCGGTAACCACGCCGTAAAGGCTGCTGTTGATTACGGAAGTAGGGCCGCCGGACTGTCCGACAATGACATTTTTTTTGCTCATGTGTGATCTCTCCTTTTTTTCTGTTGGGTCTTCCGCAG belongs to Qiania dongpingensis and includes:
- a CDS encoding MATE family efflux transporter gives rise to the protein MKRTETNEDVFEKLPVPSALRVMVVPTIISQIIVLIYNMADTFYVGRTNNPYMVAGTSLILPIFNITLCLASLAGVGGGALISRLLGKGMDAEAKKVSAFSLYLSIFVAALFSVMTAIFMRPLLNILGAGENTFQYARQYAVCVIVLGGIPTVLSNVMSNLIRSTGRSKEAGIGIALGGLLNIVLDPLFMFVFLPNGYEVLGVGIATCLSNSIACIYFLVVLFRIREHSVVTFSLKSGMPKKENVVAVFAVGIPSAVASLLFDLDYVVVDRLMVSYSDLALASIGIVLKVERLPLNVGIGICQGMMPLVAYNFAAKNQKRMDDVIRISRKMGLLIAGMCIVLYELFAVYLVRFFISDARTIEMAAQFLRIRVLATPLMFLCFYTVYLFQAFGMGNKALFLGMMRWVVFNIPMLFFLNAVFGMFGIVWSQVTADTLSVLLSFYIYQRYRPRFL
- a CDS encoding putative DNA modification/repair radical SAM protein yields the protein MEIGQGTMELKEKLRILSDAAKYDAACTSSGVDRPGKPGALGNASAAGICHSFASDGRCISLLKILLTNHCIYDCKYCINRRSNDVERTAFTPDEVCALTIEFYRRNYIEGLFLSSGVMKSPDHTMAQVYEVLYKLREVYQFRGYIHVKAIPGADAALIDQIGLLADRMSINLELPTAESLRSLAPHKSRQTILGPMRQIQAGIADSRLSMGQTARLERAYGAKSFSNGIFRLEEGERDGLGKRAGHAIDGRDLGAAPVLEGYDGRRGLARRERNEIRTYVPAGQSTQIIVGATPESDYHMMMVTQALYQKYDLKRVFFSAYVGINEDSALPAPGEKPPLLREHRLYQADWLLRFYGFRAEELLSEDKPNFNVFLDPKCDWAVRHLEYFPVEINLAAYELLLRVPGIGAKSARRIIQARRMGKLDFPDLKKLGVVLKRAHYFITCGGRQMYPVKLEENRITAGLISDSQKKNWQIEHQESFRQLSLFDDMKLEIPPTVEDFRKAAAGQL
- a CDS encoding TIGR03915 family putative DNA repair protein; this encodes MENRKEAMGMKGFLCEDTIEGIFTGIYDAWASGMETGHENVRLFLIRQYEPELFFEYEEVFPDADKAEKVARAIRKKISGEAFRRVYRTAMSSQPDRADAIYRFLMEGFRYKEDTLRMLQLPAVGRVFELARKVANEAHLFLEFIRFEQLKNGVLFAAIAPKSNVLTLVAPHFEDRFSGENWIIYDETRALAAVHEALKPYVLARLTEEQAGIFLDRNKENDGYTDLWKVFFNTIGIEDRKNYRCQRTMMPLWYRKHMTEFL
- the deoC gene encoding deoxyribose-phosphate aldolase — encoded protein: MNREEILKCVDHTLLSQTATWEEIKTICDDAVTFDTASVCIPPSYVKRVKEYVGDRMRVCTVIGFPNGYNTTAVKVFETKEALKEGADEIDMVINLGDVKDGRLDDIRDEIRAVKDACGDKILKVIVETCLLSEEEKSSLCEIVTEAGADYIKTSTGFSAAGATFADVELFSRHVGDGVKIKAAGGIGSFDDAERFIMLGASRLGTSRLVKIMKSERE
- the cdd gene encoding cytidine deaminase; this translates as MQKNHGKGKMKGMEQKGIKPEKLRSLIGRAMEQLALSYAPYSHFHVAAALLCEDGAVFTGCNIENASYSATNCAERTAFFKAVSEGRRSFSCIVIAGGRDGKTVEYCPPCGVCRQVMREFCDPSKFQVVLARSLEDYKVFLLEELLPESFGPDTL
- a CDS encoding SpoIID/LytB domain-containing protein, with the protein product MTDRKKGKRGLLWLTALMLICLGGLAAWLFFKGRNGTDCVTRALAARQTALAIADGEEINAAGIQNFSQDDAENWYVPYAEYLYGQGIWDAEQIPADRKAMGGALNCQELLYMAEWLQLPEKITFSNGASGKDPVSKEDWSHFYELLLGKYDTAGAVIEQEILLIGTPNNLEDAGSWEARTDKGVLNFQGLSLDSMVDMRLKVRTKGAELLQVEEVVSEEITYENVWLDSYGSGELKVYLYGTWRKFQVGSIEKECSGMTGDIMLKKGKVTEVALKKETIRGKLLAAGDGEMEIEGYGKVPLADTFHAYRTYGGFAELSAGDLMIGYDQAEFVVAEGKICAALIGKSVTAENIRVLLTDAKIGSIFHETAAFTSDKAFTVTYNEGEASERHEAGESVEINKDSPYFSKGRVHITPDDGGKIGFTSFSRKYGAPWYEGTIELAVSEEGILIINEVDLETYLCYVVPSEMPESYGLEALKAQAVCARSYACRQIEGSAYSTYGAHVDDSTTFQVYNNTETDDLTRQAVEETYGEVLTYGGSLVTTYYYATSCGFGNDMQVWGSDQTKYPYLKSIYMADGAAPDLSSEEAFRAYLENREGGNLESGAPWYRWETTISTEKMTARMDKFLKDYAKSHEELVLFRQGDGSFAAADGGNGPDSIGNVTGMKVEERNQSGFVNRLLIEGTEGAVRIERPGTVRALLGDTEHVYTRLDGSTSTGKTILPSASVWMEEIKDGEALSGWKLRGGGYGHGVGMSQTAASTLAGQGKSCVEILQYFYPGTEIFQEY
- a CDS encoding sensor domain-containing diguanylate cyclase; amino-acid sequence: MGKTAPSDQRRNGIKQIYFVLIIAVIVIFIWLTAVISQTSGLPSVSPEVSANQFQQGWYYLSGGEKHAVEAFPAQVSYEGGEGVFYNVLPETGEGQSLMFSNDYQSVQVYVGETCIYDYGYENLPPLGNLLGNIKCFVPMKEEYSGEEISIHLKMNYWEEKAAIKSVYLDNTSDLIFQMLKSQAGLVLCLILMLLFCVALFACFVWARYKKITEESGVFLNLGLFVFLSAVWIWTDSSLPQLVFKSGIALCVTSFFSFMLLPVPMIGFVEKICAGKTRMFRSFQLMCLLNCAVQSIFYAAGIADYPQMLPVTHLLLAAVIIFIICYLIYDVRNHASYYAKGMLVAIGALTLFSFAALLNFYISRRLDNSLFFRMGFLLFILILGYMSVKMLLSYQEVRTQAAVYQKLAYTDLMTQVNNRSSFEEFIDGLNAEVRSEKNLTFIMLDLNGLKQTNDKYGHKAGDRLLQSAADCIKSAFGEAGTIYRIGGDEFFVAVTREDVNVEERLSYMDERIAEYNRRHSEDPFCLSIARGTASEKEYPDCGIDGLWKKADENMYREKAAFHSSR
- a CDS encoding 6-phosphofructokinase, with the translated sequence MSKKNVIVGQSGGPTSVINSSLYGVVTGFLGSEKIDKIYGMVNGIEGFLAGKTTVLSDLSKDELEILQTTPASYLKSCRFKLPEDLNDPVYPTLLKKFEEMNIGYFFYIGGNDSMDTVSKLSRYGEKAGTDIIFMGVPKTIDNDLIVTDHTPGYGSAAKYVATTVRECALDAGVYAAPCVTVVEIMGRHAGWLTAASVLARKFEGDAPHLIYLPETAFDMDQCLADVKKCLEKTSNVVVCISEGIADKDGKFICEYAGADGAVDSFGHKKLTGSGKYLSEVINEKLGVKVRSLEFGIIQRCGASLASATDIEEAAMAGSVAAKAALEGKTGMMVAFIREPGEEYKITYQLTDVNEVCNKEKPFPAEWITDNGTNIGEGYVKYALPLIQGASPVKLVNGLPAFLDLATTLK